The region ATTCAGATTCAATAAAATCAGCAGACAAAGCTATCTCTATACAAATCTCGCCACAAAAAGCATTAAATCTTATTCAGTCATTAGAAAGTGCTATTGATGCACTAAGTCTTCCCAAAACGCAGACGACGTGGGGGGATTATTATGATGACACAAATTATGCTGTGGATGCAATGTATAAGAAGGAAATGATTGTTCATGACTTTTCATCTATAGCCGCAAAAGATAATCATGGTAAGCTGGCTCTTGATTTTGGGGCGAATACCGGAAAATTTAGCGAACTCATCAGCGAACATTTCTCGAATGTTATTGCTACTGATATTGATCCACTAGCAGTAGAAAGACATTATCAAAAATTGCAAAAGAAAGGCCCTAATAATATTCTGCCTTTAATCATTGACTTCGCCAACCCCAGTCCGGCGCTTGGGTGGGCTTCAAAAGAAAGGGACAGCTTTAGTCAACGTTCAAGTTTCGGGTTTATTACTGCACTTGCTGTCATCCATCATCTCCGTATAACTAACGGAATCCCGCTTGAAATGCAGGCGGAGTACTTTTCTGATCTACTTGATGCGTCGGGATATTTATGTATTGAATTTGTACCAAAGGAAGACAGTCAAATAAGAAGGATGTTAGCTGTGCGTAGTGATGTGTTCTATGACTATACGGAAAAAAATTTTCAGTCTTGTTTTGAGCAACACTTTGATTTTATAATGAAAAAGTCTGTCTCAGGATCATTGAGGACCATATATCTACTTAAGAAGAAACCTTTTTAATAAGTCCTTGTCAGATCAAGATTTTACGCATTATTCTAAATAAAAATGGCTATCGACTTTAGTCCTAAAGTACCAGAAGTGGCTATATGGATTGAAGTTGTCATGATTTTCAAGGCGATACTCTCTCCGTTTCACTACAAGATCAGACATCCTATATGCGGGGGCAGCCGTGATAAGTGCCTGCACCCCGAGCCTGTATGGTTTCATTGAATTTATTTGATCACATCTCGTTTGGCTCTTCGGTCTCTAAATCTTGGATATAAGAGAATAAAGGGAGTCGGTCTTGGCCGGCTCCCTTTAATTATTATGATTGGAGTTGTTTGACTAAGGTGTACATTCGGTATAGAGAATTAAAGCATATTTTATAAATTTTAATATCAAAAAAACATAGAGTAGTTATGGCAATTTCAATGACAGTAGTTATACCGGCCTATAATGATGCTCAGGGGCTTGATTCAATGTTGTCTAGTCTTTTGGCTTGCACAGAAAGTAAGGGGTGGGAGGTAATCGTAGTTAATGATTGCTCACCTGATAATACCAATGAAATTTTGGGTAAATTTGCCGGTAGAATCAAAGTCATTGAGAATGAGGTTAATCTCGGGTACGGCGGTGCTCTCAAAAGAGGGATTCTAGCTGCTGAAACCGAGTGGGTTGCGACTGTTGATGCTGACGGTCAGCATAGAATTTCCGATTTAGAGTCCTTAGCAGGTCAGGCACATGGTAATGTCGATGCTGTTATCGGAGTTAGGGATAAAGATTCACATGTCACAAAGTCACGTGTCCCGGGGAAATTGGTTCTCTCAAAGGCAGCAAATTTCATCACTGGCCGAAAGATTCCAGATATCAATTGCGGACTGAGAGTACTGAGACGGGAAGTGATGCTGCATATCTTTTCTATTACATCAGATAAGTTTTCCTTTTCTACCAGTACGTTGATTTGCTTGCTCGCATTGAACTGTAATGTCGTTTATTCGCGCGTCGTTGTTGATGCAAGAATAGGAACAAGTGCAGTTAAACAGGTTAAGGATGGTCTTTATACCTTGATGCTAATGTTGCGTTTGATAACATTGTTTAAGCCTTTAAGAGTCTTCTTGCCTATTAGTTTGTTTCTCTTTTCTGTTGGTGCAATAAATCAGTTATATGTTTTTGTTGTTCATGGTTTGAATTTTACCACGGCCACTGTTTTGTCTGGAATTGGCGGGTTAATAATATTTTTCATGGCATTGATTGCTGACCAGATTGCCGGGTTGCGGCGGGATATACTTTTTCAGTCTTTTAATATTAAGCGGTTGTCTTGCAATTCTACTCATAATGCATAGCGTGCACAACTTATGTATGGCTATTAAATGACAGAGTACACTGGTTTAAGGTTAATTGTTCCATGATCGGATATCTTAAAGATAAATACGCCCTTCTAGGCAAAAAAAAAATTACCAGAGACTTATTCTATAGCTATACTGCTTTTATATTGATGGGATTGAGTGGGCTAGCATTAAACTATTTAGTTGTTGTCAGTTATGGCGTTTCGGTTCTCGGTGTCTATAATCAGATATATGCTGTTTACGTAATCACCTGTCAGTGCGCTGTTGGCGGGATTCATCATTCTGTGCTGCGGCATACTGCCAGTTATGCTGATGACTCAATAAATAAAGATTCTATTTTGTGCTCAGGTTTGCTGCTTGCTGTCTTTACAGGGGGATTAGCGGCGACTTTTCTTTTTCTATGCTCAGATATCGTTGGCTCATTTGTTGATAGTAGTGTTGTGGGAAAAGGGGTTGCATATGCGTCTTTTGGACTATTTTTTTATGGTTTGAACAAGATATTTCTTGCCGCTTTTAACGGCAATAGAGATATGATGTTGTTTGCTGTTGGGCAAGCGACTAGATTTCTGTGTCTAATCGGGTGTGTGTTGATTTGTGTTGTCTTTGATGTTGATCAATCATTACTCGGGCTTACGTTTCCTGTCTCTGAACTTTTAACTCTTATAGTTCTATGCACAATTCGCTTACAGGAGAAGATAACGTTTCCTGTTTATTTAAGATCATGGCTCAAGGTACACATTGTTTATTGTGTAAAAGGTTACTTTAGCCAGATGTTTCAAGCGATTAACTTACGTATAGATATTTTGATGCTAGGTTTTTTTACAAATGATTACAGCGTAGGAATATATAGCTTCGCTGCTGTTTTTGTTGAGGGTGCACAAGCTCTTCTTGTTGTTGTTCGAAATAATTTAAACCCAATTTTGGCGAGAGCGCTTATCAAAAAAGATTTTCAAAGTCTTAAGAATGTAATATTCAAAGTTCACACAATAATATATCCGTTGTTGCTGTTGTGTTTTATTGTGTTTTTCTTCGGATATGAATCTGTTATGAGTTTTGTCGTTACTTCAGATGTCGCCGAAAAAACGAAGGTCCTTCTTTTTATTCTTCTTTCTGGTTTTTGGATATACTCGGGATATGCTCCATTTGGTTCTCTTTTGGTGAACGATGGGCATCCAGGAACTCAATCATTATTGTTGCTTTCCTGTATGTTTCTTAACATATTGCTAAATTCCATTCTCATAAATCTTTGGGGCACTATCGGAGCCGCTTTAGCGACTTCTTTTTCGTTTGTCGCTTATGTACTCATTTTGATTTATTTTGTAAAAAGGACTACAGGTATTTGTTTATTTCCCTTTGGCAAGTGGTTAGATAAAAGTTTTGACAACGAATAATTAATATGTGTGGCAATTGTTATGAAGGATATAGTTGGGCGAGTTTTAATGAATTGGCGCATAAAGGTTGTGTTGCCATTAGTTAAAGGCAATCTTCTTGATATTGGGTGCGGTACGAATGAATTTGTCAAAGCATATCGTAAGGCGCATCCTGACCGTGAATCCAAAGGTGTTGATGTTGAGCAGTGGGGTGGTGTTGATATTGTCGTCTCTGATTCTTCAGAGATTCCTTTAGATGATGAAAGTTTTGATACGATTACCTGTCTCGCCGCACTAAATTACGTACCAAATCGTGACAAATTCTTATTGGAAGTTAAACGAATTTTGGACAATGACGGTGTTTTTATCATTAGTATGATTCCGCCTAGTATAGCCAAAATATGGCATAGAATTCGCTCTCCTTGGGATGTTGTAAGTTTTTTTTCCAGAGGGATGAAATCACATGAGGAGTTCGGTTTCACTTCTGCTCAAGTTAGGGAACTTTTCAGAAAAGCGGGTCTTGATATTGTTTATGAAAAAAGATTTATGTTCGGGATCAATACCGCCTATGTCGCAAAGAAAATTTTTTGATGCAACTAATTCTGTTCCTCTTTAATGTTTAAGAAATGAGTTATGAATGAGTAAGCTGACCCCTGATTATATATGTATCGGAGCTGCCCGCTGTGCCACTACTTGGGTTTGGAGTCTCTTTAGTAAGTATTCAGAAGTGAGTCTAATCTGGCCTAAAGAGATTCATTTCTTCAATGATAACTTTGACCGTGGGATGAAATGGTATTCATCTCATTTTAAGGATCCCAATAGATTTATCAGAGTTGAAGTTGATGGTGTTTATTTTGCCGATGCAGCAGCAGCTTCCTCTAATATGAAAAAGACATGCCCTAATGTAAATGTATTTGCTATCTTAAGGAATCCTTTTGAAAGAGCTATAGATCATCTCGTCTTTAATTATTATAGGGATGCCCAAACAACAGATATCTCAATTGAGAACCTGCGTTCTCTAGCAACAAAGCACAAAGACGATAAATATTTAAAGGGCAGTTGCTACGGTTCATTGTTGCTTGAGTATAAAAAAAGTCTTTCTGCTGAGCAGGTGGCTTTATTTAATTTTGAAGATTTGCAAAACAGTCCTCGTGAATTTGCTGAAAATCTGCTTCGCTATGTTGGAGCTGGTTCAGAATATGAAATTACGGATGATATGTTAACTCCTTCCAATTCAGCCCGGCCTATCCGCTATAAATTTCTTTACAAACTTCTTCGGCAAGTAAAATTGTTTAGTGACAAGAATGCTTATTGTGCTGCTTTAATAAGTTTCTTTACCAAAAAAATCGGTGCATCATTGATCGATAAGCTGCTTGGGCCGCAAGATAAGAAGGATGAATATCCATTTTCAATAAATGAAGCATTCGTTGAGCTGTTTGGAAGTGATGCTGTTCAGTTAATTGAAAATGAGATGGAAATTTTAGAGCGTGAATTTGATTTCCCTGTTCCAGAAAATTGGAAATCTCTAACCAGCTAAAATCTCGTAGGTATTTCCCAATGGACATACGATCCCCTCAGCCAAGATTTCGCATTAATTCTCGGGTAAGTGATTATTTCAGCGTAGCCAAGTATCTGGCAAAACAGAAACTCGAAATAAATCACGACGATTGGCACAATCTAGAGCGCTACGTCGAAGAACTTACTGGTGCAAAGCATGCTATCTGTATGCCTCAGGCACGCGTCGGGATTCACTTGGCGATTTGCGAGGCAGTTCAGCCGGGGAAGGAGGTTATCCTCTCTCCTAACACAATTGCCGACGTGATCAATATGGTGGTCAGTGCCGGAGCTGTACCTGTTTTTTGCGATATTGATCCGGTTACAGGTAACCTTGACCCAGCCACTGCTGAAACTTTGATCACGGATAAAACTGCCGCTATAATGTGTACTCATCTTTATGGGCTGGTTGCGCCTATGGCTGAGTTGCAGGCGCTGGCGGAAAAGCACGGCCTGGCTTTGATTGAAGATTCCGCTCAGGCATTCGGTGCGCGCTATGACGGTAAATATGCAGGGGCTATCGGCGATTTCGGTGTGTTCAGCTTCGGAATGGCCAAGAACGTAACAGCTTTTTTCGGTGGCATGGTTCTGGTCAAAGAGGATGCCGCAGCTGAATCAATCCGTGCGCGTATTGCGCAATTTCCTGTGATGGACCGTACCAAATTCGGTAAGAAGGCTCTTTCCTGCTTCATAAAGGACACAGCGACCATGGATATCGTTTTTTCCCAGATGCTGTTTCCTTTATTTCGTATGGCTTACAGGAAAGATATCCGCGCTTTGACCAGTCTGATGGAAACAGAGCTTGATCTTTCTCTTAAATCAAACTTCCCTGAATCATACAAAGCCCGAATGACACCTGTACAGGCCCGCCTGATTCTTAAAAAAATGGATAAACTGGAGAGTGATTACGAGCACAGACTGCAATGTGCACGTATTTACCACGAAGGCCTTCAGGACCTGCCCAATCTTAAGATTCCACCGTTGCTGGAGGATGGTTCCCATGTCTATAACTACTATCCTGTCCAGCATAGCGATCGTGTGGGCCTGCGAGCGTTCATGATGGAAACTCGTCGCGATGCGGCTTTACAGCATATTAAGAATACGGCAGACCTTCCCGCTTTTCAAAATTGGTACCGGGATTGTCCTAACTGTCGTGAGTGGGCTGCGCAGACAATTATGCTGCCTAACTATGCCAAGTACAGGTTTTCTGAAGTTGAAAAGAATGTTGAAGCAATCCGCAAATTTTGTGAGCAGTCCGCGTAATGTCTGATTTTAGTGATGCTTATTGCGTTATAGGTTCCGGTTTATCCGGTGTTTCTGCCGCCCGGGGACTCATTGACGCAGGCAAAAAAGTTTTGATGCTTGATGTCGGTCTTGAGTTACCCAAAAAAAATGCTGAGCGGGTTGATGTACTCGCATCCAAGCCTGCGTGGAAATGGAAATCAAGTGAAAAGGACATCCTGACTGAAGGAGTTGAGGCTTCTGCTGGAGGAGTTAAGGAAAAGTTTCTGTTCGGTTCCAATTTTGCGAGCCGTGTGCTTGATCAGTTTCCACGCGAACTTATCGAAAGCAAATTTTATATGTCTTTCGCGCGAAATGGGCTCGGCAATATCTGGGGAGGAGGACTTCTTCCTGTGCATGCTGAAGACATGCGTGATTGGCCAATAACCCCTCAGGAGCTTGAACCTTATTACTCGAAAGTACTACGTTACGCGCCACTTTCAGGTAGAAGTGACAGTCTTGAAAAAACATATCCGCTATATTGCAAGCCCTCGTTTCACGCCCCTTCTAAGCAAGCCTCGGCTTTGCTCTCGAAACTGGAACGCAACGGGAGGAAACTCGAAGATTCCGGACTCAGTTTCGGTGCATCACGCCTTGCGGCAAGATTTCATGGTCGCAAAGAGGGATATGAATGTCAGTACTGCGGAATGTGTTTGCATGGTTGCCCCTACGGTATTGCCTACTCCGGTAGTGAAACACTGGATGAGTTGGAGCAGGATGGGAATTTTACTTACCAAAAGGGTTTTCTGGTCAAACGGCTCGAACCTGAAACTGATGGGGTCGTAATTTACGGCACTGACCCGAAGTCCGGACAGGCTCTGGAACCTGTGCGAGTGAAAAAGGCGTTTCTTGCAGCCGGGGTCTTCTCCACTACAAAGATTATGCTGGAAAGTTTAGGTATAAAAGAAAAGTCAGTTCGGGTGCTTAACAGTGACCAGTTTTATACCCCCTTATTTTCCATGCGGGGAATGCCGCGGGTAACCGAGGAAAGCTTGCATGCTATGTGTCAAATTTTTCTGATACTGCGAAATAAGGGCTTAAGCCCGTATACAATCCATTTTTCCCTATACACTTACAATCAACTCTACAAACAGGCTCTGGATGGCATTCTGGGGCCGACAGCAGGTCTTTTTTCACCTTTTGTGAAATTATTTTTGAGCAGATTGTTTTTTTCCATCAGTTATCTCCATTCCTCAGAATCTTCATATCTTGAGGCGAGGTTGAAAAATGATGCTCAGGGGACTATGGTCGTGAACTCCGTGGCTGCTCCTGAGGCAATTGATGTAATGAATCGGGGACGCATGCATTTGTTGAAGCTTTCGCCTTACACCGGCCTTGTTCCGGTTCTCGGCTACAAAGGGCAAAAAATTCCAGGAGCCGGAAATCACTCCGGGGGAAGTTTTCCGATGAAGCAAAACCCAAAGGGTCTCGAGACCGATAGCCTCGGAAGAGTTCCGGGCTTCAGCAATGTCCATCTGGTCGATGCCAGCATCCTTTCAAGTGTGCCAGCTACTTCGATCACCTTTTCCATAATGGCTAATGCGTTGCGTATTGCAGATTGTGTTGGGAATGATGAGAGATAGCACAATCTTTTTTTTGATCTATATGAGTAAAAAATGATAGAATGGAACCCTAATATGTTCAAAGATAATAAGTTTTTAAACTGCTCTGTTGTCGCTATTGCAGTTGCCTTTGTCACTTGTATAGGCTTTTTGAATGTTATGAGCATGATGGGCGTCTATGATATTGTCGACGGTGGCAACTATATAGCGGCCGGAGTGAGTTCTCTTTTAGAGAACAAATTAATGCCAATAGGTATCGAGTATCGACATTTTATAGCCGGTGATACTAATTTTCAGTCTTCATTGTATCCTGCACCACTGTTGCAGTTTTTTCTTGCTATAACCAGCGGGGGAGTGTGGGGGAACAATGTTACGTTCTCAAGTGCTGCTCTTTTTGCATGTATTCCAGTCTTTATTTTTAATTTTTTCTTTTTTTTGACAGCGAGAAAACATTGTAAAATATCTATACTCGGATCCTTAGGGCTTTTGTCTTTTTTTAATTTTACGCCGCTGGCATATTCAATTTATAGGCCCATTGGCGAGCCGTTCTTATTAGCAGCCGTATTTGTTGCTATTTTTTTAATTTTTGAAAATAGACATTTTTGGAGTGGTGCTACCCTTGCCATTGCATATTTTTTTAGAGTACAGGCTTTGCCATTTATCCCCAGCCTATTTTTCTTGTTTATTAAGGATAAAAAAAGACTTATAAAATACATGCTTGGGGCCCTTTTTTTCTTTGTATTAGGAAAACTCTTGTTGTTTACTTTTGGGCCTTATTCGTTGGGAGGGTCTGAAAAATTTTATTCACAAGCATACAATAACATAAGCCTCAATTTTGTCGATGGTTTTATTTATTTTGTAAAAAGCAGGCCTGCATTGCTTGTGTTGTTCTCCCTTAATTTCGTTATATTGTCCTTATGCAAGGATGATACGGTTAAAAAGATAAATTTATTATGTATTAATTGCTTTTGCGTAATGTTTTTATTCTTGTACTGTTACGCTCTTTTTAAGATTAAGCATGTCCCAGGCAGATATGTGGTTTATTATTTTCCTATTTCTACTTTGGGGGTGGCATCCTTTTGTCAATATTTTTTGTCTAACCATGGGAAAACTCACAAATTGATGCGAGTTCTTCCTAATTTTGGGTGGGGATGTTTGGCGATAATTGTGTGTGTTTATTGTCTGGGTTTCAATTTAAGTATAATCAGAATTAATTTGCAAATGGTTGATTCTGACCAAGTTTTTAATAGGTTGCCTGTTACTAAGGATGACATCGTCGCAGTGACTGACAAATCAATTCGTTCTCGTGTTTATTTTACCTTCATGAATAGAAATCTTGTTTGTTTTCAGGATTTTAAGAGGACTAAAAGCGAGAAAAAGAAGCCTAGGTCTATAATTAATGGACCAAGTTTTTTTGTTGGGGCTGACAATAGCGAAATTGACTATTTGTTTGTTGGAGGGCTATCTGATTCATGGCTAAAGTTCATAGAAGGGAAGGACGAGATTTCAGATAAATTTGGAAACCGATTTAAGCTTGTTGCTTCTAAAGTTGCTAAGCGGGAACTCTCTAAAACGATTGCATATAAGGTCTATAGTTTTTTATGTGTGTCTTTTCCTGAAGAGGAGAAGAATATCTATTCTTTTTTTAGAAAATTTGACCTGTTACCACGTGATTTTGAGATTGACCTCTATCATGTCTATAAGCGTGTTGTCTCAGGGGATTAGCTTCTTTAGAGATAAAAGCATATAACGTAAACATCGGGTCGACCTCTGTCGTATGGGCTCAATCTTTCAATTTTAGTTTCAAACAAAATTGGCATTGACTTCACATCCAAAGAAAACGGTACTTGCCGTTGGCACTAACTTGTGCAGGTTTACAGATTAATATAAAAAGTCCTCGCCAAGTGGCGAGGACTTTTCAGATTGCTGACTAACCCCGCTTTTTTTGAAAGCGGGGTTTTCTTACGTCCTTGTTCTGCTCAATTTAGTTTGAAAAACTTAAGTTTGGTCGATCAAAGCCCAAATTCGAAGTAAACCAGTGAACGGAGCTCTTTTTGAAGGCAAGAAGTTGAAAAATATCAGCAAATAAACGTGTTGCGCTCAGGATGAGCGCCATTTTCTTCATGTTTTGGCAAGCAGCGCAGAGAAGACTTTGTTCTTGAGCCTTCGAGAGGCCGCGCATTCGGGCGTAACGAT is a window of Maridesulfovibrio sp. DNA encoding:
- a CDS encoding DegT/DnrJ/EryC1/StrS family aminotransferase, which encodes MDIRSPQPRFRINSRVSDYFSVAKYLAKQKLEINHDDWHNLERYVEELTGAKHAICMPQARVGIHLAICEAVQPGKEVILSPNTIADVINMVVSAGAVPVFCDIDPVTGNLDPATAETLITDKTAAIMCTHLYGLVAPMAELQALAEKHGLALIEDSAQAFGARYDGKYAGAIGDFGVFSFGMAKNVTAFFGGMVLVKEDAAAESIRARIAQFPVMDRTKFGKKALSCFIKDTATMDIVFSQMLFPLFRMAYRKDIRALTSLMETELDLSLKSNFPESYKARMTPVQARLILKKMDKLESDYEHRLQCARIYHEGLQDLPNLKIPPLLEDGSHVYNYYPVQHSDRVGLRAFMMETRRDAALQHIKNTADLPAFQNWYRDCPNCREWAAQTIMLPNYAKYRFSEVEKNVEAIRKFCEQSA
- a CDS encoding sulfotransferase domain-containing protein yields the protein MSKLTPDYICIGAARCATTWVWSLFSKYSEVSLIWPKEIHFFNDNFDRGMKWYSSHFKDPNRFIRVEVDGVYFADAAAASSNMKKTCPNVNVFAILRNPFERAIDHLVFNYYRDAQTTDISIENLRSLATKHKDDKYLKGSCYGSLLLEYKKSLSAEQVALFNFEDLQNSPREFAENLLRYVGAGSEYEITDDMLTPSNSARPIRYKFLYKLLRQVKLFSDKNAYCAALISFFTKKIGASLIDKLLGPQDKKDEYPFSINEAFVELFGSDAVQLIENEMEILEREFDFPVPENWKSLTS
- a CDS encoding polysaccharide biosynthesis C-terminal domain-containing protein, which translates into the protein MIGYLKDKYALLGKKKITRDLFYSYTAFILMGLSGLALNYLVVVSYGVSVLGVYNQIYAVYVITCQCAVGGIHHSVLRHTASYADDSINKDSILCSGLLLAVFTGGLAATFLFLCSDIVGSFVDSSVVGKGVAYASFGLFFYGLNKIFLAAFNGNRDMMLFAVGQATRFLCLIGCVLICVVFDVDQSLLGLTFPVSELLTLIVLCTIRLQEKITFPVYLRSWLKVHIVYCVKGYFSQMFQAINLRIDILMLGFFTNDYSVGIYSFAAVFVEGAQALLVVVRNNLNPILARALIKKDFQSLKNVIFKVHTIIYPLLLLCFIVFFFGYESVMSFVVTSDVAEKTKVLLFILLSGFWIYSGYAPFGSLLVNDGHPGTQSLLLLSCMFLNILLNSILINLWGTIGAALATSFSFVAYVLILIYFVKRTTGICLFPFGKWLDKSFDNE
- a CDS encoding glycosyltransferase family 2 protein; translation: MAISMTVVIPAYNDAQGLDSMLSSLLACTESKGWEVIVVNDCSPDNTNEILGKFAGRIKVIENEVNLGYGGALKRGILAAETEWVATVDADGQHRISDLESLAGQAHGNVDAVIGVRDKDSHVTKSRVPGKLVLSKAANFITGRKIPDINCGLRVLRREVMLHIFSITSDKFSFSTSTLICLLALNCNVVYSRVVVDARIGTSAVKQVKDGLYTLMLMLRLITLFKPLRVFLPISLFLFSVGAINQLYVFVVHGLNFTTATVLSGIGGLIIFFMALIADQIAGLRRDILFQSFNIKRLSCNSTHNA
- a CDS encoding GMC oxidoreductase, giving the protein MSDFSDAYCVIGSGLSGVSAARGLIDAGKKVLMLDVGLELPKKNAERVDVLASKPAWKWKSSEKDILTEGVEASAGGVKEKFLFGSNFASRVLDQFPRELIESKFYMSFARNGLGNIWGGGLLPVHAEDMRDWPITPQELEPYYSKVLRYAPLSGRSDSLEKTYPLYCKPSFHAPSKQASALLSKLERNGRKLEDSGLSFGASRLAARFHGRKEGYECQYCGMCLHGCPYGIAYSGSETLDELEQDGNFTYQKGFLVKRLEPETDGVVIYGTDPKSGQALEPVRVKKAFLAAGVFSTTKIMLESLGIKEKSVRVLNSDQFYTPLFSMRGMPRVTEESLHAMCQIFLILRNKGLSPYTIHFSLYTYNQLYKQALDGILGPTAGLFSPFVKLFLSRLFFSISYLHSSESSYLEARLKNDAQGTMVVNSVAAPEAIDVMNRGRMHLLKLSPYTGLVPVLGYKGQKIPGAGNHSGGSFPMKQNPKGLETDSLGRVPGFSNVHLVDASILSSVPATSITFSIMANALRIADCVGNDER
- a CDS encoding class I SAM-dependent methyltransferase, translating into MKKIASSFRDPDGNVFIEDDTIYRTVRNSYRANWELCEYSGLYNLLSNEQLLIDFSEIDSDEHYKLLKVKKIPFISYPYEWCFSQLKDAARTTLSIQKLSLEKGLTLKDSSAYNVQFINGKPIFIDLLSFEKRPVNSPWQAYRQFCMHFYAPLVLTAKVGLWCGQLSKLNIDGVPLSSAVEMLPLKSKLNFHVGLHLVAHSKMEDKYSDSIKSADKAISIQISPQKALNLIQSLESAIDALSLPKTQTTWGDYYDDTNYAVDAMYKKEMIVHDFSSIAAKDNHGKLALDFGANTGKFSELISEHFSNVIATDIDPLAVERHYQKLQKKGPNNILPLIIDFANPSPALGWASKERDSFSQRSSFGFITALAVIHHLRITNGIPLEMQAEYFSDLLDASGYLCIEFVPKEDSQIRRMLAVRSDVFYDYTEKNFQSCFEQHFDFIMKKSVSGSLRTIYLLKKKPF
- a CDS encoding methyltransferase domain-containing protein; protein product: MNWRIKVVLPLVKGNLLDIGCGTNEFVKAYRKAHPDRESKGVDVEQWGGVDIVVSDSSEIPLDDESFDTITCLAALNYVPNRDKFLLEVKRILDNDGVFIISMIPPSIAKIWHRIRSPWDVVSFFSRGMKSHEEFGFTSAQVRELFRKAGLDIVYEKRFMFGINTAYVAKKIF